The Desulfovibrio piger DNA segment AAGCCATCCGTGACCTCATCCGCAAGGCCCTTGTGGCCGAGGAGTGGCAACAGGCCGACGGCCAGGGCGCAGGCACGCTGACCCTGGTCTATGACCATCACAAGAACGACCTGGCCCGCCGCCTGACCCAGATGCAGCACGACGAGCATGACATCATCATCGCCACCCTGCATGTGCATCTGGACCATCACAACTGCCTTGAGGTGCTCATCCTCAAAGGCGAGGCCGCCCGCGTGCGGGCGCTGGCCGACAAGCTCATTTCCTGCAAGGGTGTCAAGCACGGCACCTTCAGCGGTACAACTACAGGACAGGATCTCGCATAATGGAAGACGTGCAACGCCATGCCCCCAAGGTTCCCATCAATATCGACCGCGTCGGCATCCGCGGCATCACCGTGCCCCTG contains these protein-coding regions:
- the nikR gene encoding nickel-responsive transcriptional regulator NikR — encoded protein: MGKLTRFGVSLDEELLEPFDALCAVKGYSNRSEAIRDLIRKALVAEEWQQADGQGAGTLTLVYDHHKNDLARRLTQMQHDEHDIIIATLHVHLDHHNCLEVLILKGEAARVRALADKLISCKGVKHGTFSGTTTGQDLA